A portion of the Pedobacter cryoconitis genome contains these proteins:
- a CDS encoding GAF domain-containing protein, whose product MTDKKNYDSDFCGSLPLHHINSIQDYGYLLIVDNNLNIIQLSENVTQLTGKKLEELINSPLADFIREEDLLKMEGLIQTGIAKRIPLYLQFNEQEGANLFLALLHVGADYIIIELEKQEEAQNRSFADVYQEIKYISSAIDQAESVQEVCTIAIHELRKLSGFDGILMYQFDRDWNGTVIAEEKDERLDQYIGQTFPASDVPKQARQMYLKNPYRLISNRDYEAIRLYPVINPVTNAFIDLSDCNLRGVAKVHLEYMKNMKVKASMSIRVLYNETLWGLISCHHLEPKYLSYELCSIFEWLSEVISTKISLIINKQDYKIIKQIQEKRVALADLVYAHDDIAMGLLKDDTVDILQLFNASGVLIRVNGKLETKGDVPYKTDLYNLMQWLESKNLDNVYSTNALSALYEDAAGYPAIASGVLFIPINQTPGDFLVCFRPEAIQSIDWGGDPNQAINFTADGKKYHPRTSFELWKQTVEQQALPWTKNELEVAESLRSFLFEFTIKQAQQ is encoded by the coding sequence ATGACTGATAAAAAAAATTATGATTCTGACTTCTGCGGAAGTTTGCCCTTACATCATATCAACTCCATACAAGACTACGGTTATTTATTAATTGTTGACAACAATCTGAATATTATACAGTTAAGTGAGAATGTAACGCAGTTGACGGGTAAAAAACTTGAAGAACTGATCAATAGTCCACTGGCTGATTTTATCCGGGAAGAAGATCTCCTGAAAATGGAAGGATTGATACAAACAGGTATCGCCAAAAGAATACCGCTTTATCTTCAATTTAACGAACAAGAGGGGGCAAATTTATTTCTGGCCTTATTACATGTTGGAGCAGACTATATCATCATAGAACTTGAAAAACAAGAAGAAGCGCAAAACAGAAGTTTTGCTGATGTCTATCAGGAGATAAAATATATCAGTTCGGCTATTGATCAGGCGGAGAGCGTGCAGGAAGTTTGTACTATCGCTATTCATGAATTGCGTAAATTATCAGGATTTGACGGGATACTAATGTATCAGTTTGACCGTGACTGGAATGGTACTGTCATTGCAGAAGAAAAGGATGAGCGACTTGATCAGTATATAGGACAAACTTTTCCAGCTTCGGATGTACCTAAGCAGGCCAGACAGATGTATTTAAAAAATCCTTACCGATTGATCTCTAACCGCGATTATGAAGCAATCAGATTGTATCCTGTAATCAATCCTGTCACCAATGCTTTTATTGATCTTTCTGATTGTAATTTGAGAGGAGTTGCGAAAGTACATCTGGAGTATATGAAAAATATGAAGGTAAAAGCCTCCATGTCAATCCGGGTGCTTTATAATGAGACATTATGGGGGCTTATTTCTTGTCATCACCTGGAACCAAAGTACCTGAGTTACGAATTATGCTCTATATTTGAATGGCTGTCGGAAGTAATTTCTACTAAAATTTCATTGATTATCAATAAGCAGGATTATAAAATTATTAAACAAATTCAGGAGAAACGTGTTGCATTAGCGGATTTGGTTTATGCACATGATGATATAGCTATGGGGCTTTTAAAAGATGATACTGTAGATATCCTGCAGTTATTTAATGCTTCAGGTGTTTTAATCAGAGTGAATGGCAAATTAGAAACAAAAGGGGATGTCCCTTACAAAACTGATTTATATAATTTAATGCAATGGCTGGAAAGTAAAAATTTAGACAACGTATATTCAACGAACGCATTGTCTGCGCTATATGAGGACGCCGCCGGTTATCCGGCCATAGCAAGTGGTGTGTTATTTATACCGATCAATCAAACACCCGGTGATTTTCTGGTGTGTTTCAGACCAGAGGCTATTCAAAGTATTGATTGGGGAGGTGATCCTAACCAGGCGATCAACTTCACTGCTGATGGAAAAAAATATCATCCAAGAACTTCATTTGAATTATGGAAACAAACGGTTGAACAACAAGCGCTGCCCTGGACGAAAAATGAACTGGAAGTTGCAGAATCACTAAGAAGCTTCCTTTTCGAATTTACAATTAAACAAGCACAACAATAA
- a CDS encoding biliverdin-producing heme oxygenase, whose translation MISSIIKEATMPAHQKLEKEVILKLKAIRRDEDYTALLKNFNDYFSALENAITPYITPEILSDFPQRRNSAYIKKDITELGGDAAAATGIEVPEIKNALDAMAALYVMEGSIMGGKIIVQMLAKGGVTKGVSFFSGYGEETGKMWGTFVQALDHTGKNAADENRAVEVANETFNCFAKVF comes from the coding sequence ATGATCAGTTCAATAATTAAAGAGGCTACCATGCCTGCACATCAAAAACTGGAAAAAGAAGTTATTTTAAAGCTTAAAGCAATCCGTAGAGACGAAGATTATACAGCACTTCTCAAAAATTTCAATGACTATTTTAGTGCACTTGAAAATGCTATAACACCTTATATTACACCAGAAATACTTTCAGATTTCCCACAAAGAAGGAATTCTGCTTATATCAAAAAAGATATTACCGAGCTGGGTGGAGATGCTGCTGCTGCAACAGGAATTGAGGTCCCTGAAATCAAAAATGCGTTGGACGCAATGGCTGCCTTATATGTGATGGAAGGTTCTATTATGGGCGGAAAAATCATTGTGCAAATGCTGGCTAAAGGTGGTGTTACCAAAGGGGTATCTTTCTTTTCGGGTTACGGTGAAGAGACTGGCAAGATGTGGGGAACATTTGTACAGGCTTTAGATCATACGGGCAAAAATGCAGCCGATGAAAACAGAGCGGTAGAAGTAGCCAATGAAACTTTCAATTGCTTCGCAAAAGTATTTTAA
- a CDS encoding STM3941 family protein, giving the protein MVVEFFRNRKKSINLLLILSGILLVMLLILLYSSGIISGGIIIAKGIAFSAIGIVILAIIIIKTMISLKDKSPLIVLSPEGITAKVTAVSKAAGLILWEDISDIQLHKVGGDTLITLIINNPEPYSAKIRKKLTSIALEKDQDLQIYMTASVLDINAGELFDQVTAYRAQLNPGVASI; this is encoded by the coding sequence ATGGTAGTAGAATTTTTCAGAAACAGAAAGAAATCAATTAATTTATTATTGATATTATCAGGCATACTGTTAGTTATGCTGCTGATCCTGCTTTATAGCAGTGGAATCATTTCGGGTGGTATAATTATTGCTAAAGGCATCGCATTTTCTGCTATAGGAATTGTAATATTGGCTATCATCATCATCAAAACGATGATTTCCTTAAAAGATAAGTCCCCTTTAATTGTACTGAGCCCAGAAGGGATTACAGCAAAGGTTACTGCTGTGAGTAAAGCCGCTGGTTTAATTTTATGGGAAGATATTTCTGATATACAGCTTCACAAGGTTGGAGGAGATACATTGATTACTTTGATCATTAATAATCCTGAGCCTTATTCAGCGAAAATCCGCAAAAAACTGACTTCAATTGCTTTGGAAAAAGATCAGGATTTGCAAATTTATATGACTGCTTCAGTACTTGATATCAATGCAGGAGAACTTTTTGATCAGGTGACTGCCTATAGGGCTCAGCTAAATCCAGGAGTTGCTTCAATTTAA
- a CDS encoding DUF5686 and carboxypeptidase regulatory-like domain-containing protein codes for MKKLLFSLVFLLGANLVFGQQFILKGVTSDKQNNTLPFTSIYIQGTTKGTSANTNGEYQLKLEKGHYTLVFKAVGYNQLIKPIDISADMNLPIIMDAEVYQLKDVVIKANSEDPAYEIIRNAIKKRKQHLTEVQAFSCDTYIKGVTKLRNAPKKFMGRNVQEDLKNRGLDSGKRGILYLSESVSKFNFQQPGKINEEMISSKVSGNSNGFSFNQATDFLISFYKNTVDIKELSNVGFVSPIADNAMLFYRYKFIGTFREGNDWINKIQVISRRKYDQVFNGYIYIIDDSWRIHSTDLAITNNSIIEGIDTLHIKQQFIPVHQDKWMLASQRYDYTGGLLGFKFMGTYTGVFNNYNIEPNFPPRFFTNRIMKVNADANKKDSTYWAGVRPMLLTPDERRDYVKKDSIKLVRNSDKYRDSIDRKENKFKPLKALFLGYNHQNTREKEHWGISGPIFNINYNTVEGWIYNPKITYRKTLKDSTSLVTQLIPRYGFENKKLTANANLTYRYDPKHNAYAGIRGGTSYADFNTNYDAIPALFNTVSTLFDKNNILKLYKKDFVNINSGRELSNGLYLSGSLEYASRTPLLNTSFRTIKNFPDKEFTANNPYPISGNDYAFVANKALTLGLTLNITFAQSYIERPDFKIKQGSIYPKLQLDYRKGIKGLLNSDIDYDYAGARVFDTNKRLGMIGTFKYSVAAGKFLNRDKMYYMDFKHFAGSNIVVYTQFTDGFMLLSPYEFSTGKEFLEGHFEHNFGGLFLSKVPLFKQLKLQEVAGVNYLTSDVIKNYTEVYIGVQRFGLRLNFVKAFNYDNVSASKENQSTTGFRISAGF; via the coding sequence ATGAAGAAACTATTATTTTCCTTAGTGTTCCTGCTTGGCGCAAACCTGGTTTTTGGGCAACAATTTATCCTTAAAGGCGTTACCTCCGACAAGCAAAACAACACGCTTCCTTTTACCAGTATTTATATCCAGGGCACAACTAAAGGCACTTCTGCCAATACCAATGGAGAATATCAGCTTAAATTGGAAAAAGGTCATTACACTTTAGTCTTTAAAGCAGTTGGTTATAACCAGCTGATCAAACCAATAGATATCAGCGCAGATATGAACCTCCCGATTATCATGGACGCTGAAGTATACCAGCTTAAAGATGTAGTGATCAAAGCGAATTCAGAAGATCCTGCCTATGAAATTATCAGAAATGCAATTAAAAAAAGGAAGCAGCATCTCACTGAAGTCCAAGCTTTTTCCTGTGATACTTATATCAAAGGCGTAACCAAGCTTAGAAATGCGCCTAAGAAATTTATGGGCAGAAATGTACAGGAAGACCTTAAAAACAGAGGACTGGACTCAGGCAAAAGAGGGATACTCTATCTTTCTGAATCAGTTTCTAAATTCAACTTTCAGCAGCCAGGTAAAATAAATGAAGAAATGATTTCTTCAAAAGTGAGTGGGAACAGCAATGGATTCAGCTTTAACCAGGCTACAGATTTTTTAATTAGTTTTTATAAAAACACTGTTGATATCAAAGAATTAAGCAACGTGGGTTTTGTCTCGCCTATAGCTGATAACGCTATGCTATTTTACCGCTATAAATTTATAGGAACATTTAGAGAAGGTAACGACTGGATCAACAAAATCCAGGTTATATCCCGCCGTAAGTATGATCAGGTATTTAATGGATATATTTATATCATTGACGATAGCTGGCGCATTCATAGCACAGACCTCGCTATCACCAATAATTCAATTATTGAAGGTATAGATACATTGCATATTAAACAACAATTTATACCTGTTCATCAAGATAAATGGATGCTGGCCAGTCAGCGTTACGATTATACAGGCGGTCTGCTGGGCTTCAAATTTATGGGCACCTATACAGGCGTATTCAACAACTATAATATTGAGCCTAATTTCCCACCCAGGTTTTTCACCAACAGGATCATGAAAGTGAATGCCGATGCGAATAAAAAAGATTCCACGTACTGGGCAGGCGTGCGCCCAATGTTGCTGACCCCGGATGAGCGCCGGGATTATGTAAAAAAAGACAGTATCAAACTGGTGCGGAATTCTGATAAATACAGGGATTCAATTGATAGAAAAGAGAATAAATTTAAACCTCTAAAAGCGCTCTTTTTAGGCTATAATCACCAAAATACGAGGGAAAAGGAACACTGGGGAATAAGCGGCCCAATTTTCAATATTAATTATAATACGGTAGAAGGCTGGATCTATAACCCTAAAATAACCTATAGAAAAACGCTGAAAGACAGTACTTCGCTGGTGACACAACTAATTCCACGTTATGGCTTTGAGAATAAGAAACTAACGGCAAATGCTAATCTGACTTACAGATATGATCCCAAACACAATGCTTATGCTGGAATTCGCGGAGGAACAAGCTATGCAGATTTTAACACGAACTACGATGCAATCCCTGCCCTATTTAATACAGTCAGCACCTTATTTGATAAAAACAATATCTTAAAGTTATACAAAAAAGATTTTGTGAATATCAATTCGGGCAGAGAACTGAGTAATGGATTATATCTTTCGGGTAGCCTGGAATATGCCAGCAGAACTCCTTTGCTGAACACCTCTTTCAGAACAATTAAAAACTTTCCTGATAAAGAGTTCACCGCGAATAATCCATACCCTATTTCGGGTAACGATTACGCGTTTGTGGCGAACAAAGCACTTACCCTCGGTTTAACCCTGAATATTACCTTTGCTCAAAGCTATATTGAACGGCCTGATTTTAAGATCAAGCAGGGTTCTATTTATCCGAAGCTACAACTCGATTACCGTAAAGGGATAAAAGGCCTGTTGAATTCAGACATAGACTATGATTATGCAGGTGCCCGTGTGTTTGATACCAATAAGAGATTAGGCATGATTGGTACTTTCAAATACAGCGTAGCAGCAGGTAAATTCCTCAATAGGGACAAAATGTATTATATGGATTTCAAGCATTTTGCGGGTAGTAATATCGTAGTCTATACGCAATTTACCGATGGCTTCATGCTGCTTAGTCCTTATGAATTCAGTACTGGGAAAGAATTCCTGGAAGGACATTTCGAACACAATTTTGGCGGTCTTTTCCTGAGTAAAGTCCCATTATTTAAACAATTGAAATTACAGGAAGTTGCCGGTGTAAATTACCTGACTTCTGACGTGATCAAAAATTATACAGAAGTTTATATAGGTGTGCAGCGGTTCGGATTAAGACTGAACTTTGTTAAAGCTTTTAATTATGATAACGTAAGTGCTTCAAAAGAGAATCAAAGTACAACAGGATTCAGAATATCGGCAGGGTTCTAA
- a CDS encoding MBL fold metallo-hydrolase → MEVKLFRVAEGKMKNQCYLIHEGKTGVLVDPAWDYQVINDFLSAHQIVLKGVLLTHAHKDHVNLASTFAVRHEVPVYMSATEIRDYNFSCPNLQPVYHLEELVIANLTIIPVVTPGHTSGSTCYQIGLHCFTGDTVFIEGVGECGIDDVDTLYNSVQFFKNYFPGNTMIWPGHSFGITSGKELDFLMSNNLYFMIDEKHMFADFRMRKNRPDPLAFK, encoded by the coding sequence ATGGAAGTAAAACTTTTCCGCGTAGCTGAAGGGAAGATGAAAAATCAATGTTATTTGATTCATGAGGGCAAAACAGGCGTATTGGTTGATCCGGCATGGGATTATCAGGTAATTAATGATTTTTTGTCAGCACATCAGATTGTATTAAAGGGAGTGCTTTTAACACATGCGCACAAGGATCATGTAAATCTGGCTTCAACTTTTGCAGTGAGGCATGAGGTTCCGGTTTATATGTCCGCAACCGAAATCAGGGATTATAATTTTAGTTGTCCGAATTTGCAGCCGGTATATCATTTGGAAGAGCTTGTTATCGCTAATTTAACGATTATTCCGGTAGTTACACCAGGACATACTTCAGGAAGTACCTGTTATCAGATTGGTTTACATTGTTTTACTGGTGATACTGTTTTCATCGAAGGTGTAGGGGAGTGCGGTATTGATGATGTTGATACGCTTTATAATTCAGTTCAGTTTTTTAAGAATTATTTTCCCGGAAATACAATGATCTGGCCCGGACATTCTTTTGGGATAACTTCGGGCAAAGAACTGGATTTTCTGATGTCTAACAACCTGTATTTCATGATTGATGAAAAGCATATGTTTGCTGATTTCAGAATGCGAAAAAACAGGCCCGATCCTTTAGCATTTAAATAA